The Candidatus Latescibacter sp. genome includes a region encoding these proteins:
- a CDS encoding D-Ala-D-Ala carboxypeptidase family metallohydrolase, which translates to MALKELSIREKPNYYVTEHFLYSDFVCPCCDTMKIIPAFYRQAAMLEHMRMELGFPIIVNSGYRCAKHNSEVGGAARSWHLLFATDISPADDIKLQHAEALQALYTLAEEMGFGGIGRYETFLHLDLRPETARWRG; encoded by the coding sequence ATGGCGTTAAAGGAATTATCCATCCGTGAAAAGCCAAATTATTACGTAACCGAGCATTTTTTATACAGCGATTTCGTTTGTCCCTGCTGCGACACAATGAAGATCATCCCGGCATTTTACCGTCAGGCGGCCATGCTCGAGCATATGCGGATGGAGCTCGGTTTCCCGATAATCGTCAATTCGGGATACCGGTGCGCCAAACACAACAGCGAGGTAGGAGGGGCCGCGCGGTCATGGCATCTCCTGTTCGCCACCGATATAAGTCCGGCGGATGATATAAAGCTTCAGCACGCTGAAGCTCTCCAGGCGCTGTATACCCTGGCTGAAGAGATGGGATTCGGAGGCATCGGGCGGTACGAGACATTTCTCCATCTGGATCTTCGTCCCGAAACGGCAAGGTGGAGAGGGTGA
- a CDS encoding fibronectin type III domain-containing protein: MRTIIPFLSVSLMLAALVQAEQYLDQNGEVERSELVNLRTEHSETYEKSDGSRAIQIFAKRKYYRDNGELARISLAPVEENLKGFTAAVKTGLYTYRYNPERAVDGGRFERGEFYVTFLPIGKMEGKKVSVKPLADGIKESIEITSREDSVMSWRIDTNALVRFTSGELVFEDRNGEILFKVPRLTAWDKALKEVTVLAAFSGDTLTCSLTIPDKAAWPITVDPSIALANVDAKIGYQSSSDPVYTTARNKTAAESPENGGTSFWLGQKYITGSYNVYRSFFVFDTAPIPDNAIIDSAKVVTVMSYNESETDFDVKLVAGTFSGNWSLDWFNDFMGWASSGVYSVTTVSTTINTSAISVGDTCRFKLNAAGIDSINKNGETRYVLISDNDINNTAPQQASPERIQFQQDSPFLMVWYRIPIAPPSNFVMTAIDSTTIACSWNDMSANEQKFYIVNMADSSIVDSTAANATADTLRGLSKNTLYIWAAAADSGGVRGYSNADTSWTLLYPPKGWEVKIMPISPDTLRIAVNTPPNGMLGLTGMEVNAVSGYGATSSGWLNGQYSYLDGGLNPDSSYVYKVRFRNGNGDSTSWSLSIRYTLGGLDTLIVYLWGDQFDDYNLDFGSGMRDSTLVKVGKSDSGQKLDGFLSFELPWQVQKGGVKEMYLAMNRTSERSTSSPAIIVYGIPVKNISPVESLTLGAQDSTAVKVSWTVSSDTGEKTSPNLRSIFRTWQDLTPNRDYTYGFGMRLDDGGQADSVRAAFLDFSNPSYNQSTKLTLYYTPGYPDTLDGIPANLTLTVLSPDSIRADWEDRSSSEYGSVLLNLSDSTRVAGTDTLGENAQTVTVGGLTPNTVYQWFVRAFTTVDHKSTSGVSARSLTRTPGIPTVSAFSPTALRFVVNPLDNPSFTEFAVQDSTTGWYVDPGVHPHILRAGPSGEWSWKTYGQWGGAAGDSITGLSPNSSHAIRVKGR, translated from the coding sequence ATGCGCACGATAATACCGTTTCTTTCGGTCAGCCTTATGCTGGCGGCGCTGGTTCAGGCGGAGCAATACCTTGACCAGAACGGAGAGGTTGAACGCTCGGAACTTGTAAATCTCCGCACAGAACATTCGGAGACATACGAAAAGAGCGACGGGAGCCGCGCCATCCAGATATTCGCCAAACGAAAATATTATCGAGACAACGGTGAACTGGCCAGAATATCTCTCGCTCCAGTCGAAGAAAACCTCAAAGGATTCACCGCAGCGGTGAAAACGGGATTGTATACCTATCGATACAATCCGGAGAGGGCTGTGGACGGCGGCCGGTTCGAGCGAGGGGAATTTTATGTAACGTTTCTTCCCATCGGGAAGATGGAAGGCAAGAAAGTCAGTGTGAAGCCCCTCGCCGATGGAATCAAGGAATCGATAGAAATCACGAGCCGTGAAGATTCCGTAATGAGTTGGAGGATCGACACCAATGCGCTGGTCAGGTTTACCTCAGGGGAATTGGTATTTGAAGACAGAAACGGAGAGATACTGTTCAAAGTACCCCGGTTGACAGCCTGGGACAAAGCGTTAAAAGAAGTGACGGTTTTGGCAGCATTTTCCGGAGACACGCTGACATGCAGTCTCACGATTCCCGATAAGGCGGCATGGCCGATTACTGTTGATCCGTCCATCGCCCTGGCAAATGTGGATGCAAAAATCGGCTATCAATCATCATCAGACCCTGTCTATACAACTGCGCGAAACAAAACCGCTGCTGAATCACCTGAAAATGGCGGAACATCGTTCTGGCTGGGGCAGAAGTATATAACCGGCAGTTATAATGTGTATCGTTCCTTTTTCGTTTTCGATACAGCGCCGATTCCGGATAATGCGATCATCGACAGCGCAAAGGTTGTAACGGTGATGAGCTATAATGAAAGCGAAACTGATTTCGATGTAAAACTGGTGGCGGGAACGTTCTCCGGCAACTGGTCTTTAGACTGGTTCAATGATTTTATGGGGTGGGCATCCAGCGGGGTCTACTCGGTAACTACCGTTTCCACTACGATCAATACTTCCGCCATCAGTGTCGGAGACACCTGCCGGTTCAAACTCAATGCAGCCGGGATCGATTCCATCAACAAGAACGGGGAAACGAGATATGTGCTTATCTCGGACAATGATATCAACAATACAGCCCCTCAGCAAGCCTCTCCCGAAAGGATACAATTTCAGCAGGATTCGCCATTCCTGATGGTCTGGTACCGGATTCCGATTGCTCCTCCATCCAATTTCGTGATGACTGCAATCGATTCAACCACCATTGCCTGTTCCTGGAACGATATGAGCGCCAACGAGCAGAAATTTTACATCGTGAACATGGCCGATTCGAGCATCGTGGATTCCACGGCGGCCAATGCAACCGCCGACACGCTCCGGGGGCTTTCTAAAAATACACTATATATCTGGGCGGCGGCGGCCGATTCGGGGGGAGTGCGCGGTTATTCGAATGCGGATACCTCCTGGACGCTGCTCTATCCGCCCAAAGGATGGGAAGTGAAAATAATGCCCATCAGCCCGGACACCCTCCGCATCGCAGTGAATACTCCCCCGAACGGGATGCTCGGCCTGACAGGAATGGAAGTGAACGCTGTTTCCGGTTACGGGGCGACAAGCTCGGGATGGCTGAACGGGCAGTACTCCTACCTGGACGGGGGTCTCAATCCCGACTCCTCCTATGTCTATAAGGTCAGATTCCGAAACGGGAACGGAGATTCCACTTCCTGGTCGCTGTCAATCAGGTACACCCTGGGCGGCCTGGACACCCTGATAGTATACCTTTGGGGTGATCAGTTCGATGATTACAATTTGGATTTCGGGAGCGGGATGAGGGATTCAACCCTGGTGAAAGTGGGGAAATCGGACAGCGGGCAGAAACTGGACGGGTTTCTTTCGTTCGAGCTGCCCTGGCAGGTGCAGAAGGGTGGGGTGAAGGAGATGTACCTCGCAATGAACCGAACCTCCGAGAGAAGCACGAGCTCACCTGCAATCATCGTGTACGGAATACCGGTGAAGAACATATCCCCGGTGGAAAGTCTGACCCTGGGGGCGCAGGATTCCACTGCCGTGAAGGTAAGCTGGACGGTGTCGAGCGACACGGGTGAAAAAACATCGCCCAATCTGCGGAGTATTTTCCGAACATGGCAGGATCTCACCCCGAACCGCGACTACACCTACGGTTTCGGGATGCGGCTGGATGACGGCGGGCAGGCGGACAGTGTACGGGCGGCGTTTCTCGATTTTTCCAATCCTTCCTACAATCAGAGCACGAAGCTGACTCTCTATTACACTCCCGGATACCCGGATACACTCGACGGTATTCCGGCCAACCTCACTCTCACGGTTCTTTCGCCGGACAGCATCCGGGCCGACTGGGAAGACAGATCTTCGAGCGAATACGGCTCTGTACTTCTGAATCTGTCAGATTCCACCCGGGTTGCGGGTACAGACACCCTGGGGGAGAATGCACAGACCGTGACGGTAGGCGGGCTTACTCCGAACACGGTATACCAGTGGTTTGTCCGCGCATTCACCACCGTGGACCATAAATCCACCTCCGGAGTGAGCGCCCGGAGCCTGACCCGCACGCCGGGGATTCCCACGGTGAGCGCCTTTTCGCCGACGGCTCTCCGTTTTGTCGTGAATCCCCTCGACAATCCTTCGTTTACCGAATTTGCGGTTCAGGATTCGACGACCGGATGGTATGTGGATCCCGGAGTTCATCCGCACATTCTCCGGGCGGGGCCTTCCGGCGAATGGAGCTGGAAAACGTACGGGCAATGGGGAGGAGCAGCGGGGGACAGCATTACCGGGCTCTCGCCGAACAGCAGCCATGCCATTCGGGTTAAGGGGAGATAG